From the Salvelinus fontinalis isolate EN_2023a chromosome 35, ASM2944872v1, whole genome shotgun sequence genome, one window contains:
- the LOC129834234 gene encoding protein kinase C and casein kinase II substrate protein 3-like, translating to MSSNGDLRDVGSCESFWEPGHYKRTVKRIDDGHKLCNELVSCFTERAKIEKGYSQQLSDWAKKWRGVVEKGPQYGTLEKAWHAFMNAADRLSEIHMELKEHLAVEDSDKVRNWQKDAFHKQMIGGFRETKDAEEGFRKAQKPWVRKLKDVESSKKSYQQARKEEKTALTRETHAKADPTKSQEEVRKFTDRVEKCNQEAEKAKERYEKALEELNRCNPRYMEDMEQVFEITQEAEKNRLCFFKEVLLDIHKHMDLSSKDGFKVLYRDLGQTITAANDSEDLRWWRNTHGPGMSMNWPQFEEWSPESNRSISNQKARNSRAEDVVTLTNIVPSSEEAPQTPQETTRGVKDYSSDWSDEDIPRKVIAANGLEKEEEKVEGVRVRALYDYTGQEADELSFKAGEELMKMGEEDDQGWCKGQLANGDVGLYPANYVQVVTS from the exons CCGGGGCACTACAAGAGGACAGTGAAGCGTATCGACGATGGACACAAGCTGTGCAACGAGCTCGTCAGCTGCTTCACGGAGCGGGCCAAGATTGAGAAGGGATATTCCCAGCAGCTGAGTGACTGGGCCAAGAAGTGGAGGGGCGTGGTGGAGAAAG GGCCTCAGTATGGCACTCTGGAGAAGGCGTGGCATGCCTTCATGAATGCTGCTGATAGGCTGAGTGAGATCCACATGGAGCTGAAGGAGCACCTGGCTGTGGAGGACAGCGACAAGGTCCGTAACTGGCAGAAAGATGCCTTCCACAAGCAGATGATCGGAGGGTTCCGGGAGACAAAGGATGCAGAGGAAGGTTTCCGCAAGGCACAAAAACCCTGGGTTCGGAAACTGAAAGAC GTGGAGTCGTCTAAGAAGAGTTACCAGCAGGCCCGTAAAGAGGAGAAGACTGCTTTGACTCGCGAGACCCATGCCAAGGCTGACCCCACCAAGTCACAGGAAGAGGTCCGCAAATTTACCGACCGTGTTGAGAAATGCAACCAGGAAGCAGAGAAG GCAAAGGAGCGCTATGAGAAGGCTTTGGAGGAGCTGAACCGCTGTAACCCACGCTACATGGAGGACATGGAGCAGGTGTTTGAGATCACCCAGGAGGCCGAGAAGAACAGACTGTGCTTCTTCAAGGAGGTCCTGCTGGACATTCACAAACACATGGACCTCTCCAGCAAGGATGG ATTCAAGGTCCTGTACCGTGACCTGGGCCAGACCATCACTGCAGCCAATGACAGCGAAGATCTGAGGTGGTGGAGAAACACCCATGGGCCTGGCATGAGCATGAACTGGCCACAGTTTGAG GAATGGTCCCCTGAGTCAAACCGCTCCATCTCCAACCAGAAGGCGAGGAACAGCCGGGCGGAGGACGTGGTCACCCTGACCAACATTGTCCCTTCAAGCGAGGAGGCACCCCAGACCCCTCAGGAGACCACCAG AGGGGTGAAAGACTACTCATCAGACTGGTCTGACGAAGACATCCCCAGAAAGGTCATCGCTGCTAATGGGttagagaaggaagaggagaaggtagaAGGTGTACGAGTTAGAGCGTTGTATGATTACACTGGGCAGGAGGCGGATGAGCTGAGCTTTAAAGCAG GTGAAGAGCTAATGAAGATGGGTGAGGAGGACGACCAGGGCTGGTGCAAAGGGCAGCTGGCCAACGGAGATGTGGGCCTTTACCCTGCTAACTACGTCCAGGTCGTCACATCCTGA